In Meleagris gallopavo isolate NT-WF06-2002-E0010 breed Aviagen turkey brand Nicholas breeding stock unplaced genomic scaffold, Turkey_5.1 ChrUn_random_7180001949092, whole genome shotgun sequence, a genomic segment contains:
- the SAMD14 gene encoding sterile alpha motif domain-containing protein 14, whose protein sequence is DSTLSEDSPPPSSSPRLPGPAATKCSYPYHTLSQSSDEFLDEPPGAAMGWTCHQVGQWLESLSLEQYVEEFSAHGIDGPRLLHLDGAKLKALGVGSSQDRAVLKRKLKELSLAVEKERKAQEKAEKQREKQKKRDQEQRRS, encoded by the exons GACTCAACGCTGAGTGAGGACTCCCCACCGCCCAGCTCCAGCCCGCGTCTGcctggccctgctgccaccAAGTGCTCCTACCCCTACCACACGCTGTCACAGTCCTCGGACGAG TTCCTGGATGAGCCCCCCGGCGCGGCCATGGGGTGGACGTGCCACCAGGTCGGGCAGTGGCTGGAGAGCCTCAGCCTGGAGCAGTACGTGGAGGAGTTCTCAGCTCATGGCATCGATGGCCCCCGGCTCCTGCATCTCGATGGGGCCAAGCTCAAG GCTCTGGGCGTGGGCAGCTCTCAGGACCGCGCCGTGCTCAAGCGcaagctgaaggagctgagccTGGCAGTGGAGAAGGAGCGCAAAGCCCAGGAGAAGGCGGAAAAGCAAcgggagaagcagaagaaaagggacCAGGAGCAGCGGCGGAGTTAG